A stretch of the Lactuca sativa cultivar Salinas chromosome 9, Lsat_Salinas_v11, whole genome shotgun sequence genome encodes the following:
- the LOC111901705 gene encoding BAG family molecular chaperone regulator 2, translating to MMRVRNRVPEMTSMDGGSVPGAAGDENEWEVRPGGMLVQKRDPDAETNRIPPPTIRVRVKYGSIYHEININSQATFGELKKMLSGPTGLHHEDQKLMYKDRARDSKSYLDAVGVKDRSKMVVMEDPISQEKRILEMRKNAKMEKAAKSISDISFEVDRLAGQVSAIGSVISKGGKVAEKTLLNVIELLMNQLIKLDGISVDGDVKLQRKLQVKRIQEYVETLDALKLKNSAQSNNGDGNHVQEQRFSDGYGGTPPQSRRRVGKSTSTPVVDQHQPPTTEAAMATTEWEIFDSLATPTSSTTTTTTINPMFKWDLI from the exons ATGATGCGTGTGAGGAACAGGGTACCGGAGATGACTTCCATGGACGGGGGCTCAGTCCCCGGCGCCGCCGGAGATGAAAACGAATGGGAGGTCCGGCCAGGAGGAATGCTTGTTCAGAAGCGAGACCCGGATGCTGAAACCAACCGTATTCCTCCACCAACCATTCGAGTTCGGGTCAAATACGGGTCAATTTACCATGAAATCAACATCAATTCTCAAGCCACATTTG GGGAGTTGAAGAAGATGTTATCAGGGCCAACAGGATTACACCATGAAGATCAGAAGCTCATGTATAAAGATAGAGCGAGGGATTCAAAATCATATCTTGATGCTGTTGGTGTCAAAGATCGATCAAAAATGGTGGTTATGGAAGATCCAATTAGTCAAGAGAAAAGGATTCTGGAGATGAGAAAGAATGCAAAAATGGAAAAAGCTGCTAAATCCATTTCCGATATTAGCTTCGAGGTCGATAGACTTGCTGGACAGGTGTCAGCCATTGGTTCGGTTATATCTAAAGGAGGAAAAGTTGCAGAGAAGACTCTGTTGAATGTGATCGAGTTATTAATGAATCAATTGATTAAACTAGATGGAATTTCAGTCGATGGTGATGTGAAATTACAGAGGAAATTGCAG GTGAAAAGGATTCAGGAGTATGTTGAAACTCTTGATGCTTTAAAGCTTAAAAACTCCGCTCAAAGCAACAATGGCGATGGAAATCATGTTCAAGAACAGAGATTTTCAGATGGGTATGGTGGCACGCCGCCTCAATCAAGGCGGAGAGTTGGGAAATCTACATCAACTCCGGTGGTGGATCAACATCAACCACCGACAACGGAGGCAGCTATGGCAACAACCGAATGGGAGATTTTTGATTCTTTGGCTACCCCAACATCAAGCACTACCACTACTACTACCATCAATCCGATGTTCAAATGGGATTTGATTTAG